From the genome of Pseudomonas sp. WJP1:
GGTGCAGGCGGCTGAAAGGCATCGTCCCGGTGAGGTCATGCAGTATTTCGGTTTCGACGATGACGAGCCCAACGGCGCCATCGCGATCATGGCGGCCACCGCCGGCACCGAGCCGAACTCGTCCCACACCTTCATGCTCGACGCCCGCACCGGCGAAGCGCTGGAGATGCCGTCGGCCAATGGCGGCTTCATGATGGTCATGCTGCGCCTGCACGTGGACATGTTCGCCGGGCTGCCGGGCAAATTATTGCTGGCGTTCATGGGGTTGATGTTCGTCGTCGCGATCGTGTCCGGCACCGTGTTGTACCTGCCGTTCATGCGTCGCTTGAAATTCGCCACCGTGCGCCAGGACAAATCCACCCGCTTGCGTTGGCTCGACCTGCACAACCTGATCGGCGTGGTGACCCTGACCTGGGCCTTGGTGGTGGGTGTGACCGGCGTGATCAGTGCCTGCGCCGACCTGCTGATCGCGGCGTGGCGCAACGACAGCCTGAGCGCGATGGTTGCGCCGTATCGCGATGCGCCGCCACTGACACAACTGGCGCCGGCCACGCGCTTGCTCGACATCGCCAAGGAGGTCGCTCCCGGCATGCAGCCGGATTTCATCGCCTTCCCTGGCACGCGGTTCTCCAGCGAACACCATTACGCCGTGTTCATGAAAGGCAGCACCCACCTGACCTCGCACTTGCTGACGCCGGTGCTGATCGACGCCAGCACCCTGAAAGTCACCGCCGTGGCCGAGCGTCCCTGGTACATGGACGCGATGGGCATGTCGCAGCCGTTGCATTTCGGTGACTACGGCGGCATGCCGATGCAAATCCTCTGGGCGACCCTGGACGTGCTGACGATCATCGTGCTCGGCAGTGGCGTTTACCTGTGGGTGGTGCGGCGCAAGGCTGCCAAACCCGTGCTGGAAAAAGCGGAGAGCGTGGCATGAAGCCCCGGCAGTCGAGTTTCTGGAAGGTGTTCGGCACCCCTACCGTTATCGCCTTGTTCAGTGCAGGCGGGTTGTTTGCCGCGTTGCTCGGCGATGGCGTTTGGGATGCCCTGAGCTGGCTTGGGCTGGGCATTCCTGCTGTCCTCGCCCTACGTGGCCTCCTTCAACGTCGGTAATGATTCATTCCCTGTAGGAGCGAGCCTGCTCGCGATAAACCTGAGAACGCCTGGGGGTGCCAGGCTTCCCGCGTCATCGTTGACGACCATCGCGAGCATGCTCGCTCCTACAAGTCATACGATGACACTCCTCTTCCCGCCCGTCGCCTCACCCCGTAAAAACCCCGACATATTTGTTGACACATTCACCCTTGCACTCCTATAAAGGCGCATGTTGTACGACAACCTACAACAACTGCGACACCAAAAATAACTCCAAAAAAATGACGGTGATGTGATGAAAGTCAAAGGCATCCGCTGGTGGATGGTCGGCCTGGTAACAGCCGGTCTGATCGTCAACTACCTCGCTCGCAATACCCTGTCAGTGGCCGCTCCGACCCTGATGAGCGAAATGAACATTTCCACCGAGCAGTACTCGCACATCGTTGTCGCCTGGCAGGTCTGCTATGCGCTGATGCAACCGGTGGCCGGCTACATCATCGATGCCATCGGCACCAAGATGGGCTTCGCCATTTTCGCTTTCGCCTGGTCGATCGCCTGCGCACTGGCTGCGCTGGCGAGTGGCTGGCAGGGCCTGGCGTTCGTCCGCGGCCTGCTCGGGCTGACGGAAGCCGCAGGTTTGCCGGCGGCCGTGAAAGCCACCACCGAATGGTTTCCTGCCAAGGAGCGCTCGGTCGCGATTGGCTGGTTCAACATCGGCTCGTCGATTGGCGCACTGCTGGCGCCGCCCCTGGTGGTCTGGGCTATCCTGCACAGCGGCTGGGAACTGGCGTTCCTGATCGTCGGCGGTCTTGGCGTGCTCTGGAGCTTCCTATGGGTGATCCTGTACAAACATCCCCGGGATCAAAAGCGACTGGGCGATGCAGAACGCGATTACATCCTCAGCGGCCAGGAAGAACATTTCAAGGAACCGGCCACGCAAAAAGGCAGCTGGAAGAAAATCATCGGCAGCCGTAATTTCTACGCCATCGCCAGCGCACGGATTCTCTCCGAGCCAGCCTGGCAGACCTTCAACGCGTGGATTCCGCTGTACCTGATGACCGAGCGGCACATGAACATCAAGGAGGTCGCGATGTTCGCCTGGCTGCCGTTCCTCGCCGCCGACCTCGGCTGTGTGCTCGGCGGATACCTGAGCCCGTTCTTCCATAAACACTGCAAAGTGTCGCTGTTCACCTCGCGCAAAATGGTCCTGCTGTTCGGAGCCTCGTGCATGATCGGCCCGGCGTGCATCGGCCTGGTCGCCAGCCCGTACACGGCGATTGCGCTGCTGTGCATCGGCGGTTTCGCTCACCAGACCTTGTCCGGTGCGCTGTATGCAATTACCTCTGACTCATTCGGTAAAAACGAAGTGGCCACGGCGACCGGCATGGGTGGCATGTTCGGCTACCTAGGCGCGGCGGCTTTCACCCTGGTGTTTGGCGTGATGGTGACCAAGATCGGCTACAGCCCGCTGTTCGTGACCCTGGCGATCTTCGACATCGTCGCCGCGTTCATCGTCTGGACCGTTGCCCGGGAGCTAAAACCTCAGGTAGCTTCGAGCCCACAGGCCGCATTGCAACCAGCAGGCTGAACAAGATCCCCTGTAGGAGCGAGCCTGCTCGCGATGGTGGTGAACGATAACGCGTTAAACCAGGTATACGCGGCGTACTCTGGTTTTTCGCGAGCAGGCTCGCTCCTACAGAAGGTCTGTATTTTTACGATATTGAGCTACCCCCTCAACGCGCTATGCTGCCCGACACCACCTCCGACCGAGACGTCGCCATGTCCGCCCCGAGCATGACCCTGTACCACAACCCCCTTTCCCCCTTCGTCCGCAAAGTCATGGTGCTACTGCACGAAACCGGTCAACAGGACCGCGTCGCCCTGCAAAACTGCGTACTCACACCCGTCGACCCGGACCAGACCCTGATCGACGACAACCCCCTGAGCAAGATCCCCGCCCTGCGCCTGGCCGATGGCAGCATCATCCACGACAGCCGAGTGATCCTCGACTACCTCGACCACCAGCACGTCGGCAACCCACTGATCCCCCGCGAAGGCTCGGCCCGCTGGCGGCGCCTCACCCTCGCCTCCCTGGCCGACGGCATCATGGACGCCGCGGTACTGGTGCGCTACGAAGTCGCCCTGCGCGCCCCGGAAAAACACTGGGACCAATGGCTCGACGGCCAGCGCGACAAGATCCGCCGAGCCCTGGCGTTGCTGGAAAAAGATGCGATGGCCGAGCTGACCAGCCATTTCGACATCGCCGCGATCGGTGTGGCCTGTGCGTTGGGTTATCTTGATTTGCGCCATCCGGATCTGGACTGGCGATCGGCGAATCCGCAGTTGGCGGGGTGGTACTTCGAGGTGAGTCAGCGGCCTTCGATGTTGGCGACGATGCCGAAGGTTTGATGTAGCTGCGCAGCACCCTATCAGTTCTGATAGTGGGCAAACGCTGAAAAAACTCCGATGCTTATGGTTCGGCTCCATCGACCTCTCTCGGAGTTTCAGCCAATGCCTACGCATTCACGCAATACAATCCTGCTGGCAACCGATCAACAGCGCTCGGTCTTGAGCGCCCTGAACGCGCATGGGCCTCATCCCATTGCTTACTCACCGTACGGTCATCGCCCAGCGGAAAATGGCTTGCTTAGCCTGCTCGGGTTTAACGGCGAACCGCCGGATCCGCTGACCGGGCATTATCATTTGGGGAATGGTTATCGGCAGTTCAATCCGGTGTTGATGCGGTTTAATAGTCCGGATAGTTGGAGTCCGTTTGGCAAGGGTGGTTTGAATGCGTATTGTTATTGCTTGGGGGATCCAAGGAACCGCATAGATCCTGAAGGGCACGCATCCGGTTCATTCGGTCGATTTTTTTCAAAGATGCTTGGGTTTCCGGTGCCTTCTAGAAAAGATGCTGCAATCGCCGCAATAAATGGTAATAAGAGGTTTGTTGCTCCACACGCTATTTTCGACCCGGTTGCTTTATTACCGTCCGCCAACGCCGAACAGCTTACAAACTTCAAACAGATAAAGTATTTCGCGGAAAAAGCTGACAAGAAGATTTATTTATTTGAGAAATATAAAAACGATCATGCAACATTCACTTCCGTTAGGAAGGTCACTCTTGGCAATAAAACAAAACTCTACGCCGCACCCCCTCAACTAATTAAGATCAAAGCTAGTAGCAGCGCCACCGACCTGACTAAACAACAGGTAAAATCTTTGAATAATTACATTCAAATAAACAAGAGAACCATGTTCGCATCGAACATAGTAGAAACCTTGACTTACCATAGTAAACTGGATGCAGAATATGCAAACATTATCAATGAAGCCTCAATGTCAAAACTTATACGCCAGCAATAAGGATCAATAAGGACCGACAACAAATGAGACAATAGTAGGAAGAATAATGGGACAAGAATAAGGGGACGGATCTATTTAAACCAAAACAGATCTGTCCCCTTCACTCTGTGGACTGGCGCTCGGCGAATCCGCAGTTGGCGGGGGGGGTATTTCAAGGTGAGTCAGCGGCCGTCGATGCTGGCGACGATGCCGAAGGTTTAATGTAGCTGCGCCAGCACCCTATCAGTTCTGATAGTGGGCAATCGCTGAAAAAACTACGATGCTGATGGTTCGGCTCCATCGACCTGTCTCGGAGTATCAACCAATGCCTACGCATTCACGCAATACAATCTTGCTGGCAACTGATCAACAGCGCTCGGTATTGAGTGCCCTGAACGCACATGGGCCTCATCCCATCGCTTACACACCGTACGGTCTTCGCCCAGCGGAAATGGCTTGCTCAGCCTGCTCGGGTTTAACGGCGAACCGCCGGATCCGCTGACCGGGCATTATCATTTGGGCAATGGCTATCGGCAGTTCAATCCGGTTTTGATGCGGTTCAATAGCCCGGACAGTTTGAGTCCGTTTGGGGAGGGTGGGTTGAATGCGTATGCGTATTGTGGGGGGACCCGAGGAATCGGAGTGATCAAACGGGGCATGTATGGTCAATGGCGTTTATTGACGATATTGCTATGCCCTTTGAGAAACTCCTCAGAGCAAAGTTACGCGGCGCTAAAGCAGTGCAAACCACACCGACTAACTCAATAACAAAAACGACTTCAAGCCCTGCCACCGAAATTATCAGCCAAACAAAAACCAAGAATAGCGTTGGTAACCAACCAAAAACTCCAGACTGGAAGAAAAATGGATTCAACTCACCAAGCGACTATAAAGCGTACGTAAAAAACCTGCCGACTTTAGACTCCAAAGGACAGCCAAAAAAACCTTTAACTAACACAACTCCAGGCACTTCAGCACAATCAAATATAAAAGACCAAATCGAGTCACGCCCCTCTAATGCCTGGGCAAACCGGCAATTAATAAAGCTTGATGAGGCGACACTCGAAGCACGCCACAGCCATAACGAGAGCAGGGTAATTCATTACGAAAATAAATTGATCCGTGCCGGCTTTGAACCGCCTTCCCATTAACTTCCTTAGCCGCCGACGTTTCTGTTCGGCGGCTAACTCCCTCCTCACCTCAATTCGTTGTTAACGCCGTTTCGGAAATAGTCCAGCAACTTTTTTGCCAACTCCCTCCCGATATCCTGATCCTCCCTCAATCCCAAAGACCGGCTCATTTCGCCACCCCAGCATCAAACTCCATCGGCTTGCCCACCTTCTGCCCAACCCCATACCAATCCAGTTTCCGCGTCAGTACCATAAACACACCCAACACCCCAAACAGCAACAACGACCCCATCAACAACGCATAATCCTCGGCACTCAACAAGCCATAGAGCAGGCCGTACAACGCCGACAACCCTGCCGAAAAACTCAAGCCTTGGCGCACACTACGCAGTACATGGCAGACATAAAAACCAATCAACAACACGCAACCACTGGCCGACAGCAGATACGCCAAAGCAAATCCGATGTGTTCGGACAGCGACAACAGCAGCAGATAAAAGAACGCCAATGCCACGCCAACCAAGGCATATTGCACCGGGTGCACCGCCAGGCTTTTCAGCACTTCGAACAGGAAGAAACCGGCGAAGGTCAGGACGATGAACAACAGCGCATATTTGATCGCCCGATCGCTTTTCAGGTACTGGTCCACCGGATCGATGAAGCTCACCCCGAAGCTGCGGCTGAACAACGCCTCACAGCCGCCACGGGACACACAGCTGCTCAGGATCTCTTGCAGATTGGCGGAAAAAAACGACGTCTGCCAATTGGCGGAGAAGCCCTGATCGGTGATTTCGCGCTGCGCCGGCAGGTAGTTGCCGATGAAGCTGGGATGCGGCCAGTTGGCAGCCAGCGAGACTTTGCTGGTCTTGCCTACCGGCAGGATCTGCAGCTGGCCGGTGCCTTGCAGCTTCAGGTCGAAACCGAAGGCCAGTTCTGTGTTTTGTCTCGCGTCCAACGCCGGCAAAGTCACGTGGACGCCCTCACCCAGCCAACCCACCTGGCTGCCCGGAACGAAGTCCAGCTTCTGCTCGTTCAGTTCGAGTTTCAAGGCATTCTCGATGCCGCGAATGTCGCTGATGCCGACCGCCAGGAACGGCTGGTCGAATTGGTAGTCGGCGAAGTCTTCCTTGATACCCAGTTGTGCTGGCAGTGAAAAATGGCCGCTGATACGGTTGTCGGCATGGAACAGACGTGCCTGATAAATGCCGCGCGAGCGCAGTTCGGTCTGT
Proteins encoded in this window:
- a CDS encoding PepSY-associated TM helix domain-containing protein, with protein sequence MKSKTIRRWSFVHTWTSLICTVFLLLLALTGLPLIFHHEIDHLLGDAAELKQMPADTPQLNLQQLVQAAERHRPGEVMQYFGFDDDEPNGAIAIMAATAGTEPNSSHTFMLDARTGEALEMPSANGGFMMVMLRLHVDMFAGLPGKLLLAFMGLMFVVAIVSGTVLYLPFMRRLKFATVRQDKSTRLRWLDLHNLIGVVTLTWALVVGVTGVISACADLLIAAWRNDSLSAMVAPYRDAPPLTQLAPATRLLDIAKEVAPGMQPDFIAFPGTRFSSEHHYAVFMKGSTHLTSHLLTPVLIDASTLKVTAVAERPWYMDAMGMSQPLHFGDYGGMPMQILWATLDVLTIIVLGSGVYLWVVRRKAAKPVLEKAESVA
- a CDS encoding MFS transporter, which gives rise to MKVKGIRWWMVGLVTAGLIVNYLARNTLSVAAPTLMSEMNISTEQYSHIVVAWQVCYALMQPVAGYIIDAIGTKMGFAIFAFAWSIACALAALASGWQGLAFVRGLLGLTEAAGLPAAVKATTEWFPAKERSVAIGWFNIGSSIGALLAPPLVVWAILHSGWELAFLIVGGLGVLWSFLWVILYKHPRDQKRLGDAERDYILSGQEEHFKEPATQKGSWKKIIGSRNFYAIASARILSEPAWQTFNAWIPLYLMTERHMNIKEVAMFAWLPFLAADLGCVLGGYLSPFFHKHCKVSLFTSRKMVLLFGASCMIGPACIGLVASPYTAIALLCIGGFAHQTLSGALYAITSDSFGKNEVATATGMGGMFGYLGAAAFTLVFGVMVTKIGYSPLFVTLAIFDIVAAFIVWTVARELKPQVASSPQAALQPAG
- a CDS encoding glutathione S-transferase, which translates into the protein MSAPSMTLYHNPLSPFVRKVMVLLHETGQQDRVALQNCVLTPVDPDQTLIDDNPLSKIPALRLADGSIIHDSRVILDYLDHQHVGNPLIPREGSARWRRLTLASLADGIMDAAVLVRYEVALRAPEKHWDQWLDGQRDKIRRALALLEKDAMAELTSHFDIAAIGVACALGYLDLRHPDLDWRSANPQLAGWYFEVSQRPSMLATMPKV
- a CDS encoding RHS repeat-associated core domain-containing protein produces the protein MPTHSRNTILLATDQQRSVLSALNAHGPHPIAYSPYGHRPAENGLLSLLGFNGEPPDPLTGHYHLGNGYRQFNPVLMRFNSPDSWSPFGKGGLNAYCYCLGDPRNRIDPEGHASGSFGRFFSKMLGFPVPSRKDAAIAAINGNKRFVAPHAIFDPVALLPSANAEQLTNFKQIKYFAEKADKKIYLFEKYKNDHATFTSVRKVTLGNKTKLYAAPPQLIKIKASSSATDLTKQQVKSLNNYIQINKRTMFASNIVETLTYHSKLDAEYANIINEASMSKLIRQQ
- the creD gene encoding cell envelope integrity protein CreD, which produces MNRSLTLKLGAIALLILLLLIPLLMINGVIQDRQQLRDGVLEDIARSSSYSQQLSGPLMVVPYRKVVRTWKTHEKTNERYQEIGEERGRLYFLPERFELDGQVQTELRSRGIYQARLFHADNRISGHFSLPAQLGIKEDFADYQFDQPFLAVGISDIRGIENALKLELNEQKLDFVPGSQVGWLGEGVHVTLPALDARQNTELAFGFDLKLQGTGQLQILPVGKTSKVSLAANWPHPSFIGNYLPAQREITDQGFSANWQTSFFSANLQEILSSCVSRGGCEALFSRSFGVSFIDPVDQYLKSDRAIKYALLFIVLTFAGFFLFEVLKSLAVHPVQYALVGVALAFFYLLLLSLSEHIGFALAYLLSASGCVLLIGFYVCHVLRSVRQGLSFSAGLSALYGLLYGLLSAEDYALLMGSLLLFGVLGVFMVLTRKLDWYGVGQKVGKPMEFDAGVAK